From the Nitrososphaerota archaeon genome, one window contains:
- a CDS encoding class I SAM-dependent methyltransferase, which produces MNLDESSVKNYFKKEKTVSRWWEPEKLGLFQDLYVKQRHLVNEFFDAKDKLILDAGTGKGRFAIDFAKRGAKKVYAIDLSDDMLTIARRRAEEHSVDKSILFQIMDIENLKYDNNFFDVACCMETFVHLPSPQKAMNELARVVKPGGLVIGSVTLPLTRWHLNLKNVSNFNQLFEWSFTPIYHSKLYQNWIRRIFRRPSLVGRPLSSEYFSKLFTNGKLSIQKQIYLGHPRAPHFLLIVAQK; this is translated from the coding sequence TTGAACCTAGATGAGTCCAGTGTAAAGAATTATTTCAAAAAAGAGAAAACAGTCTCACGATGGTGGGAACCTGAAAAGCTCGGTTTGTTTCAAGATCTGTATGTCAAGCAAAGACATCTTGTTAATGAATTCTTTGATGCCAAAGATAAGTTAATCCTAGATGCGGGAACGGGAAAGGGGCGTTTTGCAATAGACTTCGCGAAACGGGGTGCAAAGAAGGTTTATGCAATTGATTTATCGGATGACATGTTAACAATAGCTAGGAGGAGGGCAGAAGAACATAGTGTTGACAAGAGCATATTGTTCCAAATCATGGATATCGAGAACCTGAAATATGACAATAATTTCTTCGATGTAGCTTGTTGCATGGAAACTTTCGTCCATCTCCCTTCCCCTCAGAAGGCTATGAATGAGTTGGCTCGGGTTGTGAAACCAGGAGGACTTGTGATTGGTAGTGTGACTTTGCCCTTAACAAGATGGCACCTTAATTTGAAAAATGTTTCAAACTTCAATCAGCTTTTTGAATGGTCATTCACGCCGATTTACCACTCGAAACTATATCAGAATTGGATAAGGCGGATTTTCAGGCGGCCCTCGCTAGTAGGACGCCCCTTGTCTAGCGAATACTTTTCCAAACTTTTCACAAACGGCAAACTATCGATTCAGAAACAGATCTACCTGGGTCATCCGCGTGCACCACACTTCTTGCTGATAGTAGCCCAGAAGTAA